In one window of Tellurirhabdus rosea DNA:
- a CDS encoding Crp/Fnr family transcriptional regulator, whose protein sequence is MQHLLAQIERITPMSGAFREALAEAVKIRNLPRGTLLLQPGQVCNQLWFVEKGLARAFYLEEDKELTSWFMAEEEFIISVYSFFSQQPAYEFIELLEDSTIVAISFQNLQRLYDQFPEFNRVGRVLTETYYVRSEERTRQLRMQTAQERFEQLMATSPHLFNRVPLKQIASYLGMTPETLSRMRAKARRNVS, encoded by the coding sequence ATGCAGCATTTGCTTGCCCAGATTGAGCGCATTACGCCCATGTCCGGGGCGTTTCGGGAAGCGCTGGCGGAGGCGGTCAAGATTCGGAATCTGCCCAGAGGCACCTTGCTCCTGCAGCCCGGACAGGTCTGTAACCAGTTGTGGTTTGTAGAAAAAGGGCTGGCACGGGCTTTTTATCTGGAAGAGGACAAGGAGTTAACGTCCTGGTTCATGGCCGAAGAGGAGTTCATTATTTCCGTCTACAGCTTCTTCAGCCAACAACCCGCGTACGAATTTATCGAACTGCTGGAAGACAGCACGATCGTGGCGATTTCGTTTCAGAATCTCCAGCGCCTGTACGACCAGTTTCCGGAGTTCAACCGGGTTGGCCGGGTGCTGACCGAGACCTATTACGTACGCAGTGAAGAGCGGACGCGGCAACTCCGCATGCAGACCGCCCAGGAGCGTTTTGAACAGCTTATGGCTACCTCGCCGCACCTGTTCAACCGCGTTCCGCTGAAACAGATTGCTTCCTATCTGGGCATGACGCCGGAGACGCTGAGCCGGATGCGGGCCAAAGCAAGAAGGAACGTTTCTTGA